From one Bos taurus isolate L1 Dominette 01449 registration number 42190680 breed Hereford chromosome 24, ARS-UCD2.0, whole genome shotgun sequence genomic stretch:
- the TMX3 gene encoding protein disulfide-isomerase TMX3 precursor, translating into MAARRRGPALRFWAAVFLLDLAFCKGHVEDLDDSFKENRKDDIWLVDFYAPWCGHCKKLEPIWNEVGLEMKSLGSPVKVGKMDATSYSSIASEFGVRGYPTIKLLKGDLAYNYRGPRTKDDIIEFAHRVSGALIRPLPSQQMFEHMQKRHRVFFVYIGGESPLKEKYIDAASELIVYTYFFSASEEVVPAYVTLKEMPAVLVFKDETYFVYDEYEDGDLSSWINRERFQNYLTMDGFLLYELGDTGKLVAIAVIDEKNTSVEHTRLKSIIQEVARDYRDQFHRDFQFGHMDGNDYINTLLMDELKVPTVVVLNTSNQQYFLLDRQIKNAEDMVQFINNILDGTVDAQGGDSILQRLKRIVFDAKSTVVSIFRSSPLMGCFLFGLPLGVISIMCYGICTADADGGYIEERYEVSKNEPDDSPEPAERPEPPQPRGAASPLPAPQEPKDVLEKKKD; encoded by the exons GTTTAAAGAAAATCGAAAAGATGACATTTGGCTTGTAGAT TTTTATGCACCGTGGTGTGGCCATTGTAAAAAGCTGGAACCGATTTGGAATGAAGTTGGTCTTGAGATGAAAAGCCTCGGTTCTCCAGTGAAAGTGGGAAAGATGGATGCTACTTCCTATTCCA GCATTGCTTCAGAGTTTGGAGTTCGAGGTTATCCAACAATTAAGCT attAAAAGGAGACCTAGCGTATAATTATAGAGGACCACGAACAAAAGATGATATAATTGAGTTTGCTCACAGGGTGTCAGG GGCTCTAATTCGGCCACTTCCTAGTCAGCAAATGTTTGAACATATGCAGAAGAGACATCgtgtattttttgtttatataGGTGGAGAGTCACCTCTGAAG GAGAAATACATTGATGCTGCTTCAGAATTAATTGTATATACATACTTCTTTTCTGCCTCAGAAGAAGTCGTCCCTGCG TATGTGACCCTGAAAGAGATGCCCGCCGTGCTTGTTTTCAAAGATGAAACCTATTTTGTTTATGATG AGTATGAAGATGGTGATCTGTCATCTTGGATCAACAGGGAGAGGTTTCAGAATTACCTTACGATGGACGGCTTCCTCTTGTATGAACTTGGAGACACTG GAAAGCTTGTGGCCATCGCAGTAATTGATGAGAAAAATACATCAGTTGAACATACCAG attAAAATCAATTATTCAGGAAGTTGCTAGAGATTACAGAGACCAGTTCCACAG GGATTTTCAGTTTGGCCATATGGATGGAAATGACTATATAAATACCTTGCTGATGGA tgaatTGAAAGTCCCAACTGTGGTTGTACTGAATACTTCAAACCAACAGTACTTTTTACTAGATAGACAGATTAagaatgcagaagacatggtCCAGTTCATTAATAACATCTTGGATGGCACAGTAGAT GCCCAAGGAGGTGACAGCATTTTGCAGAGATTGAAACGAATAGTATTTGATGCCAAATCTACTGTTGTG TCCATATTCAGGAGCTCCCCGCTGATGGGCTGCTTCCTCTTCGGCCTGCCCCTGGGCGTCATCAGCATCATGTGCTACGGCATCTGCACGGCCGACGCGGACGGCGGCTACATAGAGGAGCGGTACGAAGTGTCCAAGAACGAGCCCGACGACAGCCCGGAGCCGGCGGAGCGCCCCGAGCCCCCGCAGCCCAGGGGCGCGGCGTCTCCGCTGCCCGCCCCGCAGGAGCCCAAAGACGTGCTAGAGAAGAAGAAGGATTGA
- the TMX3 gene encoding protein disulfide-isomerase TMX3 isoform X1, producing the protein MFEHMQKRHRVFFVYIGGESPLKEKYIDAASELIVYTYFFSASEEVVPAYVTLKEMPAVLVFKDETYFVYDEYEDGDLSSWINRERFQNYLTMDGFLLYELGDTGKLVAIAVIDEKNTSVEHTRLKSIIQEVARDYRDQFHRDFQFGHMDGNDYINTLLMDELKVPTVVVLNTSNQQYFLLDRQIKNAEDMVQFINNILDGTVDAQGGDSILQRLKRIVFDAKSTVVSIFRSSPLMGCFLFGLPLGVISIMCYGICTADADGGYIEERYEVSKNEPDDSPEPAERPEPPQPRGAASPLPAPQEPKDVLEKKKD; encoded by the exons ATGTTTGAACATATGCAGAAGAGACATCgtgtattttttgtttatataGGTGGAGAGTCACCTCTGAAG GAGAAATACATTGATGCTGCTTCAGAATTAATTGTATATACATACTTCTTTTCTGCCTCAGAAGAAGTCGTCCCTGCG TATGTGACCCTGAAAGAGATGCCCGCCGTGCTTGTTTTCAAAGATGAAACCTATTTTGTTTATGATG AGTATGAAGATGGTGATCTGTCATCTTGGATCAACAGGGAGAGGTTTCAGAATTACCTTACGATGGACGGCTTCCTCTTGTATGAACTTGGAGACACTG GAAAGCTTGTGGCCATCGCAGTAATTGATGAGAAAAATACATCAGTTGAACATACCAG attAAAATCAATTATTCAGGAAGTTGCTAGAGATTACAGAGACCAGTTCCACAG GGATTTTCAGTTTGGCCATATGGATGGAAATGACTATATAAATACCTTGCTGATGGA tgaatTGAAAGTCCCAACTGTGGTTGTACTGAATACTTCAAACCAACAGTACTTTTTACTAGATAGACAGATTAagaatgcagaagacatggtCCAGTTCATTAATAACATCTTGGATGGCACAGTAGAT GCCCAAGGAGGTGACAGCATTTTGCAGAGATTGAAACGAATAGTATTTGATGCCAAATCTACTGTTGTG TCCATATTCAGGAGCTCCCCGCTGATGGGCTGCTTCCTCTTCGGCCTGCCCCTGGGCGTCATCAGCATCATGTGCTACGGCATCTGCACGGCCGACGCGGACGGCGGCTACATAGAGGAGCGGTACGAAGTGTCCAAGAACGAGCCCGACGACAGCCCGGAGCCGGCGGAGCGCCCCGAGCCCCCGCAGCCCAGGGGCGCGGCGTCTCCGCTGCCCGCCCCGCAGGAGCCCAAAGACGTGCTAGAGAAGAAGAAGGATTGA